A single region of the Variovorax paradoxus genome encodes:
- a CDS encoding efflux transporter outer membrane subunit, with translation MSASRTFLFSFSFSCSALALLLAGCAMGPDHRPAQVQAPADWSAWHGGSPGLLGAERTAVPSAVASGDWKAFNDSLLERLQALALAANHDLQTAALRFAQSRVQRTATAAQQGPQLNASGGVSRQRQSETGAATRMIDALGSSVSNRDQLIRTLSEPYNLYQAGFDASWEIDLWGRVRRSIEAADADTGASAALLRQVQLSVQAEVARNYFELRGAQRELRLARADIAAAAESLELVQARANGGLVTDLDPTRQRTQLAELKARIPALLQQEAQALNQITLLTGAMPGRLNAELAAPEAGRASDTPEALQAPPLPELALGLPSDLARRRPDIAAAEAQLHAATARIGVAVADLYPRVTLGAGFGFESVGSERFGEWGSRQWHVGPSISLPIFDNGRRRSTVTLRELQQQEAAVAFQQTVLKAWHEIDSALSAYAAERLRHAELAERERHSRDALTLAHARYANGLTDFGVELDARRTLLQARRDQAQSTSRLAVGLVAVYKALGGKVPPAPGASGAPG, from the coding sequence ATGTCCGCATCACGAACCTTCCTCTTCTCCTTCTCCTTCTCCTGTTCCGCGCTCGCGCTTCTCCTTGCGGGGTGTGCCATGGGGCCCGACCACCGGCCCGCACAGGTGCAGGCGCCGGCCGATTGGTCCGCATGGCACGGCGGCTCGCCAGGGCTCCTGGGAGCCGAGCGGACTGCGGTGCCTTCGGCCGTAGCGTCCGGCGACTGGAAAGCCTTCAACGATTCGCTGCTCGAACGCCTGCAGGCGCTTGCGCTCGCGGCCAACCACGACCTGCAGACCGCCGCCTTGCGCTTTGCGCAGAGCCGCGTCCAGCGCACAGCGACGGCCGCGCAGCAGGGCCCGCAACTCAATGCCAGCGGCGGCGTCAGCCGCCAGCGGCAAAGCGAAACCGGCGCCGCCACGCGGATGATCGACGCACTCGGTTCGTCGGTGTCCAACCGCGACCAGTTGATCCGCACGCTGAGCGAGCCCTACAACCTGTACCAGGCTGGCTTCGACGCATCGTGGGAAATCGACCTGTGGGGCCGCGTGCGGCGCAGCATCGAAGCCGCCGATGCGGACACGGGCGCATCGGCGGCGCTGCTGCGCCAGGTGCAGCTCAGCGTGCAGGCCGAGGTGGCGCGCAACTACTTCGAACTGCGCGGTGCGCAGCGCGAATTGCGCCTGGCACGCGCCGACATTGCAGCCGCGGCCGAATCGCTCGAACTGGTTCAGGCGCGCGCCAACGGCGGGCTGGTCACCGACCTGGACCCGACGCGGCAGCGCACGCAGCTGGCCGAACTGAAGGCGCGCATTCCGGCGCTGCTGCAGCAGGAGGCACAGGCCTTGAACCAGATCACGCTGCTGACCGGCGCCATGCCCGGCAGGCTGAACGCCGAACTCGCCGCGCCGGAGGCAGGCCGCGCAAGCGACACACCCGAGGCGCTGCAGGCGCCGCCATTGCCCGAACTGGCCCTCGGCCTGCCCTCCGACCTGGCACGCCGCCGGCCCGACATTGCCGCGGCGGAGGCGCAGCTGCATGCCGCCACCGCGCGCATCGGCGTGGCCGTGGCCGACCTCTATCCGCGCGTGACGCTGGGGGCCGGCTTCGGCTTCGAATCGGTGGGCAGCGAACGTTTTGGCGAATGGGGCAGCCGGCAGTGGCATGTCGGCCCTTCCATCAGCCTGCCCATCTTCGACAACGGCCGGCGCCGGAGCACGGTAACCCTGCGTGAATTGCAGCAGCAGGAAGCCGCCGTGGCCTTTCAGCAGACCGTGCTCAAGGCATGGCACGAGATCGATTCCGCGCTGAGCGCCTATGCCGCCGAACGCCTGCGCCATGCCGAGCTGGCCGAGCGCGAACGCCACAGCCGCGACGCGCTCACACTGGCGCATGCACGCTATGCCAACGGGCTCACGGATTTCGGTGTCGAGCTCGACGCCCGCCGCACGCTGCTGCAGGCACGGCGCGACCAGGCGCAAAGTACGAGCCGGCTGGCCGTGGGGCTGGTGGCCGTCTACAAGGCGCTCGGCGGCAAGGTTCCGCCGGCTCCGGGCGCATCCGGCGCACCGGGCTAG
- a CDS encoding nuclear transport factor 2 family protein → MFIKKLFLVAASAMLFTGCAMMPAGGGASTEPAVAAAAERLRVAMIDPTPAALGALVADDLSYGHSGGRVDTKDSFIGDLVAGKSDFVSITITDQTIKVVGGDTAIVRHTLAADTLDSGKPGKVALKILGIWKKQGNDWKLLARQAVRI, encoded by the coding sequence ATGTTCATCAAGAAGCTTTTTCTGGTCGCCGCATCGGCGATGCTGTTCACGGGCTGCGCGATGATGCCCGCGGGCGGCGGCGCATCGACGGAGCCGGCGGTGGCCGCGGCCGCCGAGCGGCTGCGGGTGGCAATGATCGACCCGACCCCGGCCGCCCTTGGCGCGCTGGTGGCCGACGACCTGAGCTACGGCCATTCGGGCGGCAGGGTCGACACCAAGGACAGCTTCATCGGCGACCTGGTCGCCGGCAAGTCGGACTTCGTCAGCATCACCATCACCGATCAGACCATCAAGGTGGTGGGCGGCGACACCGCCATCGTGCGCCACACGCTTGCGGCCGATACACTGGATTCGGGCAAGCCCGGCAAGGTGGCGCTGAAGATCCTCGGCATCTGGAAGAAGCAGGGTAACGACTGGAAGTTGCTGGCCCGGCAAGCCGTGCGCATCTAG
- a CDS encoding ROK family protein: MNKKTHLLPGPDLHGLRELPGLRVEGYSLQLRDKDGFVGDQASQTAFRELLERWRKRRRKTGTDPLGKEHSRDLSKKQLDRVLQKTSAAGDLMHGAIEEFAEELAFVIQRFTRQPSWKKVERIVVGGGFIESDVGERAILQTAAILEDMGVHVQLGRLSHDVDDGGLIGWVHLTPHAMLKKHDAILAVDIGGTNVRCGIVKTRRSKASDLSQAKVVRREKWRHADDGPNRTDMVERIALMLEDMVRYCERKDIRLAPFIGIACPGLIRKDGSIERGTQNLPGDWQSRAFHLPSALWRRMPMIGSGPTLILMHNDAVVQGLSELPFMRDVSHWGVLTIGTGLGNASFTNTF, translated from the coding sequence ATGAACAAGAAAACCCATCTCCTGCCCGGCCCTGACCTTCACGGCCTGCGCGAACTCCCGGGGCTGCGGGTGGAGGGCTACAGCCTGCAGCTGCGCGACAAAGACGGCTTTGTAGGCGACCAGGCCAGCCAGACCGCGTTCCGGGAGCTGCTCGAGCGCTGGCGCAAGCGCCGCCGCAAGACCGGCACCGACCCGCTGGGCAAGGAGCACTCGCGAGACCTCAGCAAGAAGCAGCTCGACCGCGTGCTGCAAAAGACCTCGGCCGCCGGCGACCTGATGCACGGCGCCATCGAGGAATTTGCCGAGGAACTGGCCTTCGTGATCCAGCGCTTCACGCGGCAGCCTTCATGGAAAAAGGTGGAGCGCATCGTGGTGGGCGGCGGCTTCATCGAAAGCGACGTGGGCGAGCGCGCCATTCTGCAGACGGCAGCCATTCTCGAGGACATGGGCGTGCACGTTCAGCTCGGCCGGCTGTCGCACGATGTGGACGACGGCGGCCTGATCGGCTGGGTGCACCTGACCCCGCACGCCATGCTGAAGAAGCACGACGCCATCCTGGCCGTGGACATCGGCGGCACCAACGTGCGCTGCGGCATCGTGAAGACGCGCCGCAGCAAGGCCTCGGACCTGTCGCAGGCCAAGGTGGTGCGCAGGGAGAAATGGCGCCATGCGGACGACGGCCCGAACCGCACCGACATGGTCGAGCGCATCGCGCTCATGCTCGAGGACATGGTTCGCTATTGCGAGCGCAAGGACATCCGCCTCGCGCCCTTCATCGGCATTGCGTGCCCGGGCCTGATCCGCAAGGACGGCTCGATCGAGCGCGGAACGCAGAACCTGCCGGGCGACTGGCAGAGCCGCGCGTTTCACCTGCCGAGCGCGCTGTGGCGGCGCATGCCGATGATCGGCTCCGGCCCGACGCTCATCCTGATGCACAACGATGCGGTGGTGCAGGGGCTGAGCGAATTGCCGTTCATGCGCGACGTTTCCCATTGGGGCGTGCTGACCATCGGCACCGGCCTCGGCAACGCGAGCTTTACCAATACCTTCTAG
- a CDS encoding ABC transporter permease, translating into MTDFLLRIANLCRKELLAILKDPASRVILFVPAIMQSLIFGYGATYDLSNLPYALLDQSRTGASTELVAHLDSTGVFHRVATLRTQADIREVIDTEKALMVIQIAPDFQQRLSAGQPAAIQLILDARNSNTAGSAAGYVGSVVERYNAQLRTRAGAQGAPLTIESRAWFNPNLETRWNLLPGLIAALSMLQTLLLTALSVAREREQGTFDQLLVTPMSPLEIMIGKALPPVLVGLAQSTLILLVALFWFGVPMAGSLATLYTGLIFFTVASVGIGLSISAVSANMQQAMLYTFVLLMPMMLLSGLTTPVRNMPQVLQVITMANPLRFAIDLVQRVYLEGVGLATVWHNLIPLSIIALVTLPLAAWLFRHRLA; encoded by the coding sequence ATGACCGATTTTCTGCTGCGCATTGCCAACCTCTGCCGCAAGGAGCTGCTCGCCATCCTCAAGGACCCGGCAAGCCGCGTGATCCTGTTCGTTCCGGCCATCATGCAAAGCCTCATCTTCGGGTACGGCGCCACGTACGACCTTTCGAACCTGCCCTATGCGCTGCTCGACCAGAGCCGCACGGGCGCGTCGACGGAGCTGGTTGCGCACCTGGACAGCACCGGCGTCTTTCATCGCGTGGCCACGCTGCGCACGCAGGCCGATATCCGCGAGGTGATCGACACCGAGAAGGCGCTGATGGTGATCCAGATCGCACCCGACTTCCAGCAGCGCCTGAGCGCCGGCCAGCCCGCGGCCATCCAGCTGATCCTGGATGCGCGCAACTCGAACACCGCGGGCTCGGCGGCCGGCTACGTGGGATCGGTGGTCGAGCGCTACAACGCGCAGCTGCGCACGCGCGCCGGCGCACAAGGGGCCCCGCTCACCATCGAATCGCGCGCATGGTTCAACCCGAACCTCGAGACGCGGTGGAACCTGCTGCCCGGCCTGATCGCCGCGCTCAGCATGCTGCAGACGCTGCTGCTCACCGCACTCTCAGTGGCACGCGAGCGCGAGCAAGGCACCTTCGACCAGTTGCTGGTCACGCCGATGTCGCCGCTCGAAATCATGATCGGCAAGGCGCTGCCGCCAGTGCTGGTGGGTCTTGCGCAGTCCACACTCATTCTTCTGGTGGCGCTCTTCTGGTTCGGCGTTCCAATGGCGGGCTCGCTGGCCACGCTCTACACCGGGCTGATCTTCTTCACCGTGGCGAGCGTGGGCATCGGCCTGTCGATCTCGGCGGTGTCGGCCAACATGCAGCAGGCCATGCTCTACACCTTCGTGCTGCTGATGCCGATGATGCTGCTGTCGGGCCTGACCACGCCGGTGCGCAACATGCCGCAGGTGCTGCAGGTGATCACCATGGCCAACCCGCTGCGCTTTGCAATCGACCTGGTGCAGCGCGTGTACCTGGAGGGCGTGGGCCTGGCCACGGTGTGGCACAACCTGATTCCGCTTTCGATCATCGCCCTTGTCACGCTGCCGCTGGCAGCCTGGCTGTTTCGCCATCGCCTGGCCTGA
- the gudD gene encoding glucarate dehydratase — translation MTNPASISSVSGAPVVTGMRVVPVAGHDSMLMNLSGAHGPFFTRNLLILTDSAGNTGVGEVPGGEKIRQTLEDARGLIVGQPIGKYNAVLNSMRSAFANRDSAGRGQQTFDLRVTIHAVTAVEAALLDLLGQHLEVPVAALLGEGQQRDAVQMLGYLFYVGDRKKTDLPYESDPGAGNDWFRLRHEEAMTPEAIVRLAEATHARYGFTDFKLKGGVLRGEEEVAAIRALHERFPQARVTLDPNGGWLLQDAIRLCRDLHGVMAYAEDPCGAEGVFSGREVMAEFRRATGLPTATNMVATDWREMVHSLSLQSVDIPLADPHFWTLQGSVRVAQLCQAWGLTWGSHSNNHFDVSLAMFTHVAAAAPGKVTAIDTHWIWQDGQHLTKAPLQIEGGFVKVPTRGGLGIELDMDEVEKAHQLYLKHGLGARNDAQAMQYLIPGWTFDNKKPCLVR, via the coding sequence ATGACAAATCCAGCTTCCATCTCTTCCGTCTCCGGCGCGCCTGTGGTCACCGGCATGCGCGTGGTGCCCGTCGCGGGCCACGACAGCATGCTGATGAACCTGAGCGGTGCGCACGGCCCGTTCTTTACGCGCAACCTGTTGATCCTGACCGACAGCGCCGGCAACACCGGCGTCGGCGAAGTGCCCGGCGGCGAGAAGATCCGCCAGACGCTCGAAGATGCGCGCGGCCTCATCGTGGGCCAGCCCATCGGCAAGTACAACGCCGTGCTCAACAGCATGCGCAGCGCCTTCGCCAACCGCGACAGCGCGGGCCGCGGGCAGCAGACCTTCGATCTGCGCGTGACCATTCATGCGGTGACCGCCGTCGAAGCGGCGCTGCTCGACCTGCTGGGCCAGCATCTCGAAGTGCCGGTGGCCGCACTGCTCGGCGAAGGCCAGCAGCGCGACGCGGTGCAGATGCTCGGCTACCTGTTCTACGTGGGCGACCGCAAGAAGACCGACCTGCCGTACGAGAGCGACCCCGGCGCCGGCAACGACTGGTTCCGCCTGCGTCACGAAGAAGCAATGACGCCCGAAGCCATCGTGCGCCTGGCCGAAGCCACGCATGCGCGCTACGGCTTTACCGACTTCAAGCTCAAGGGCGGCGTGCTGCGCGGCGAAGAAGAGGTGGCGGCCATTCGTGCGCTGCACGAGCGCTTTCCGCAAGCGCGCGTCACGCTCGACCCCAATGGCGGCTGGCTGCTGCAAGATGCCATTCGCCTCTGCCGCGACTTGCACGGCGTCATGGCCTATGCCGAAGACCCGTGCGGTGCCGAAGGCGTGTTCTCCGGCCGAGAAGTCATGGCCGAGTTCCGCCGTGCCACGGGCCTGCCCACCGCCACCAACATGGTGGCCACCGACTGGCGCGAAATGGTGCACAGCCTCTCGCTGCAATCGGTGGACATCCCCTTGGCCGACCCGCATTTCTGGACCCTTCAGGGCTCCGTGCGCGTGGCCCAGCTGTGCCAGGCCTGGGGCCTGACCTGGGGCTCGCATTCGAACAACCACTTCGATGTGTCGCTCGCCATGTTCACGCACGTGGCGGCGGCGGCGCCGGGCAAGGTCACCGCCATCGACACGCACTGGATCTGGCAGGACGGCCAGCACCTGACCAAGGCGCCGCTCCAGATCGAGGGCGGTTTCGTGAAGGTGCCGACCCGCGGCGGGCTGGGCATCGAGCTCGATATGGACGAAGTCGAGAAGGCTCACCAGCTCTACCTGAAGCACGGACTGGGTGCGCGCAACGATGCTCAGGCCATGCAATACCTGATCCCCGGGTGGACTTTCGACAATAAAAAACCATGTCTGGTCCGCTGA
- a CDS encoding aldehyde dehydrogenase family protein — MQNFDNLIGGEWRAGSSYSPNVNPSNLADVLGQYTQGDASHVEAAVAAATAAFPAWATGSVQARSDALDKIGTEILARKEELGTLLAREEGKTKAEGIGEATRAGQIFKFFAGECLRLSGEVLPSVRPNIGVEITREPVGVVGLITPWNFPIAIPAWKIAPALAFGNCVVLKPADLVPGSAWALSEIIHRSGIPAGVFNLVMGRGSVIGNALVNHPGIHAISFTGSVGVGRNIGIQCVTNQKKVQLEMGGKNPQVILDDADLTQAVELSVQSAFYSTGQRCTASSRLIVTEGIYPKFIEAMKARMAKIKVGDALAQGTDIGPVSSKSQLDQDMEYVAIGKGEGATLAAGGELLKLETDGYYMSPTLFSETAAAMRINKEEIFGPVASVIRVKNYEEALATANDTEFGLSAGIATTSLKYATHFKRHSQAGMVMVNLPTAGVDYHVPFGGRKGSSYGPREQGKYAQEFFTTVKTAYTLA; from the coding sequence ATGCAAAACTTCGACAACCTGATCGGCGGCGAATGGCGCGCGGGCAGCAGCTACAGCCCCAACGTGAACCCCAGCAACCTGGCCGACGTGCTGGGCCAGTACACCCAGGGCGATGCCTCGCACGTGGAAGCCGCCGTGGCCGCGGCCACCGCCGCCTTCCCCGCCTGGGCCACCGGCAGCGTGCAGGCACGCTCCGACGCTCTGGACAAGATCGGCACCGAAATCCTCGCGCGCAAGGAAGAACTCGGCACGCTGCTCGCCCGTGAAGAAGGCAAGACCAAGGCCGAAGGCATCGGCGAAGCCACCCGCGCCGGCCAGATCTTCAAGTTCTTCGCCGGCGAATGCTTGCGCCTGTCGGGCGAGGTGCTGCCCTCGGTGCGCCCCAACATCGGCGTGGAAATCACGCGCGAGCCCGTGGGCGTCGTCGGCCTTATCACGCCCTGGAACTTTCCCATTGCCATTCCGGCCTGGAAGATCGCTCCGGCGCTTGCCTTCGGCAACTGCGTGGTGTTGAAGCCCGCCGACCTGGTGCCCGGCAGCGCCTGGGCCCTGTCCGAAATCATCCACCGCTCGGGCATTCCCGCGGGCGTATTCAACCTGGTGATGGGCCGCGGCAGCGTCATCGGCAACGCGCTGGTCAACCACCCCGGCATCCATGCCATCAGCTTCACCGGCTCGGTGGGCGTGGGCCGCAACATCGGCATCCAGTGCGTTACCAACCAGAAGAAGGTGCAGCTGGAGATGGGCGGCAAGAACCCGCAGGTCATCCTGGACGACGCCGACCTGACCCAGGCCGTGGAACTGAGCGTGCAAAGCGCTTTCTACTCCACCGGCCAGCGTTGCACGGCTTCCAGCCGCCTGATCGTCACCGAAGGCATCTACCCCAAGTTCATCGAAGCGATGAAGGCCCGCATGGCCAAGATCAAGGTGGGCGATGCGCTGGCGCAGGGCACCGACATCGGCCCCGTCTCGTCCAAGTCGCAGCTCGACCAGGACATGGAATACGTGGCCATCGGCAAGGGCGAAGGCGCCACGCTGGCCGCCGGCGGCGAACTGCTCAAGCTGGAGACCGATGGCTACTACATGTCGCCCACGCTGTTCAGCGAAACGGCTGCCGCCATGCGCATCAACAAGGAAGAAATCTTCGGCCCGGTGGCGAGCGTGATCCGCGTGAAGAACTACGAAGAAGCGCTGGCCACGGCCAACGACACGGAGTTTGGCCTCTCTGCGGGCATTGCGACCACGAGCCTCAAGTACGCCACGCACTTCAAGCGCCACAGCCAGGCCGGCATGGTGATGGTGAACCTGCCGACGGCGGGAGTCGACTACCACGTGCCGTTCGGCGGCCGCAAGGGTTCGAGCTACGGCCCGCGCGAGCAGGGCAAGTACGCGCAGGAGTTCTTCACCACGGTGAAGACGGCCTACACGCTGGCTTGA
- a CDS encoding MFS transporter yields the protein MQKQFEMAGAPLAALPLSSGSTHWRGVALVVAAGVAASLQVGKVAIAVPQLRADFGLDLSMVGWLMAMFSLLGVAGAVPVGAWVARAGDRRLVLAGLLAIAAGSTAGALANSVAVLLAGRIVEGLGFVLITIAGPSVLQRMVSPGGKDLAFAIWSCFMPTGIAIALFSGSLLDGWRGFWLGNAALAALLAVLLLFGIPRGAASAAPVSWHSMARDAAATAKAGAPALIAASFVVYSLQFFALFSFLPVLLIERMGVGMAAAGSLSAVACCVNVVGNLAAGVLLKRGVARWLLAAVASALMGLSAIGIFLPVIGALPAFLLCLAFSGAGGLLPATLIGTSPIVAPSARLVPMSMGLLMLGSNLGQMIGPVIVGGAVDSMGWPAAAIIVALAGAMGVLLALGLRRSMARSGHPL from the coding sequence ATGCAGAAGCAATTCGAAATGGCCGGCGCACCGCTCGCCGCCCTCCCCCTCTCGTCGGGTTCAACACACTGGCGCGGCGTGGCGCTGGTGGTGGCCGCCGGTGTGGCGGCCTCTCTTCAGGTCGGCAAAGTCGCCATTGCAGTGCCGCAGTTGCGCGCCGATTTCGGGCTCGACCTCTCGATGGTCGGCTGGCTGATGGCGATGTTTTCGCTGCTGGGCGTGGCCGGCGCCGTGCCGGTCGGCGCATGGGTCGCGCGCGCCGGCGACCGGCGCCTGGTGCTTGCCGGGCTGCTGGCCATTGCCGCCGGCAGCACGGCGGGCGCGTTGGCAAACAGCGTGGCAGTGCTGCTGGCCGGCCGCATCGTCGAGGGCCTGGGTTTTGTGCTGATCACCATTGCCGGCCCGTCGGTGCTGCAACGCATGGTCTCGCCCGGCGGCAAGGACCTGGCCTTTGCCATCTGGAGCTGCTTCATGCCGACCGGCATTGCAATTGCGCTGTTCAGCGGTTCGCTGCTCGATGGCTGGCGTGGCTTCTGGCTGGGCAATGCCGCTCTGGCGGCTTTGCTCGCGGTGTTGCTGCTGTTTGGCATTCCGCGTGGCGCCGCCAGTGCAGCGCCGGTGTCATGGCACAGCATGGCGCGCGATGCAGCCGCCACCGCCAAGGCCGGCGCACCGGCGCTGATCGCGGCCTCGTTCGTGGTCTACAGCCTGCAGTTTTTCGCGCTCTTCAGCTTTCTGCCGGTGCTGCTGATCGAACGCATGGGCGTGGGCATGGCGGCCGCCGGATCGCTGAGCGCGGTGGCCTGCTGCGTCAATGTGGTGGGCAATCTTGCAGCCGGCGTGCTGCTGAAACGCGGCGTGGCCCGCTGGCTGCTGGCAGCGGTGGCCAGTGCATTGATGGGGCTCTCGGCCATTGGCATCTTCCTGCCGGTGATCGGCGCGTTGCCGGCGTTCTTGCTGTGCCTGGCTTTTTCGGGCGCGGGGGGCCTGCTTCCCGCAACGCTGATCGGCACCTCTCCCATCGTGGCACCGAGCGCGCGGCTGGTACCCATGTCGATGGGCCTGCTCATGCTGGGCAGCAATCTCGGCCAGATGATCGGCCCCGTGATCGTGGGCGGTGCGGTGGATTCGATGGGCTGGCCGGCGGCGGCCATCATCGTCGCACTGGCAGGCGCGATGGGTGTGCTGCTTGCACTGGGCCTGCGGCGCTCGATGGCGCGCAGCGGCCACCCGCTTTGA
- a CDS encoding glycine betaine ABC transporter substrate-binding protein gives MHLPHRILRTACLLFTLAWLGATASAQPADGTLRVGSKRFTESYILAELLAQTAAPHTASPPVVRQGLGNTAIVYEALRSGAIDVYAEYTGTIALEILKGSPADTREAMNAALAPLGLGVAVPLGFNDGYALAVRAADAERLGLRTLSDLARHPELKLGLSNEFIGRADGWKGLAARYGFTQTPTGLDHGLAYEAVAAKQIDAIDIYTTDAKIDHLGLRVLEDDRKYFPRYDAVLLYRLDLPTRLPKAWAALQALEGRIDERAMIAMNARAELQSVPFDAIARDFLAGTGTSGKAQPRETKRGFTAKLFGPDLWQLTRQHLVLVAVSVGVAILIGVPLAILVFSHVRLRAAVLGIASILQTVPSLALLAVLISLLGAIGALPALIALTLYSLLPIMRNTVTGLAEVPNGLRLAGTALGMTPPQSLRLVLLPLALPTLLAGIRTATAIAIGTATIAAFIGAGGFGERIVTGLALNDRELLLAGALPAAALALLSEGIFELVEMLMRRRRRAPPLSLPP, from the coding sequence ATGCACCTGCCCCACCGCATCCTGCGCACCGCCTGCCTGTTGTTCACCCTGGCCTGGCTCGGCGCCACCGCATCGGCGCAGCCGGCCGACGGCACGCTGCGCGTCGGCTCCAAGCGCTTCACGGAGTCGTACATCCTGGCCGAACTGCTGGCGCAGACGGCGGCGCCCCACACCGCATCGCCGCCCGTGGTGCGCCAGGGCCTTGGCAACACCGCCATCGTCTATGAAGCGCTGCGTTCGGGCGCCATCGACGTGTATGCCGAATACACCGGCACCATTGCGCTCGAAATCCTGAAGGGCTCGCCGGCCGACACGCGCGAAGCCATGAATGCCGCGCTGGCGCCGCTGGGCCTGGGCGTGGCGGTTCCGCTGGGCTTCAACGACGGCTATGCGCTGGCGGTGCGCGCAGCCGATGCCGAACGGTTGGGCCTGCGCACGCTGAGCGACCTGGCGCGCCACCCCGAACTCAAGCTCGGCCTGTCGAACGAGTTCATCGGCCGCGCCGACGGCTGGAAGGGCCTTGCCGCGCGCTACGGCTTCACTCAGACACCGACCGGCCTCGACCACGGCCTGGCTTATGAAGCCGTGGCCGCGAAGCAGATCGATGCGATCGACATCTACACCACCGATGCCAAGATCGACCACCTGGGCCTGCGCGTGCTCGAAGACGACAGGAAATACTTTCCGCGCTACGACGCCGTGCTGCTGTACCGGCTCGACCTGCCCACGCGGCTGCCCAAGGCCTGGGCCGCGCTGCAAGCGCTCGAAGGCCGCATCGACGAACGCGCGATGATTGCGATGAACGCGCGCGCCGAGCTGCAGAGCGTGCCCTTCGATGCGATTGCGCGCGACTTCCTGGCCGGTACTGGCACCAGCGGCAAGGCCCAGCCAAGGGAAACCAAGCGCGGTTTCACCGCCAAGCTGTTCGGGCCCGACCTCTGGCAGCTCACGCGGCAGCACCTGGTGCTGGTGGCGGTGTCTGTGGGCGTGGCGATCCTGATCGGCGTGCCGCTCGCGATCCTGGTGTTTTCACATGTGCGGCTGCGCGCGGCGGTGCTGGGTATTGCGAGCATTTTGCAGACCGTGCCGTCGCTGGCACTGCTTGCGGTGCTCATCTCGCTGCTCGGCGCCATCGGTGCGTTGCCGGCGTTGATTGCGCTCACGCTCTATTCGCTGCTGCCGATCATGCGCAACACGGTAACCGGCCTTGCCGAAGTGCCGAACGGCCTGCGCCTGGCGGGCACCGCCCTTGGCATGACACCGCCGCAGAGCCTGCGGCTGGTGCTGCTGCCGCTTGCATTGCCCACGCTGCTGGCGGGCATTCGAACGGCCACGGCCATTGCCATTGGCACGGCCACCATTGCAGCATTCATCGGCGCGGGCGGCTTCGGCGAGCGCATCGTGACCGGGCTGGCGCTCAACGACCGCGAGCTGCTCTTGGCCGGGGCGTTGCCGGCCGCGGCGCTGGCGCTGCTGAGCGAGGGGATCTTCGAACTCGTGGAAATGCTGATGCGGCGCCGCCGCCGGGCGCCGCCGCTTTCGCTTCCGCCATGA